A single genomic interval of Canis lupus dingo isolate Sandy chromosome 6, ASM325472v2, whole genome shotgun sequence harbors:
- the ELAPOR1 gene encoding endosome/lysosome-associated apoptosis and autophagy regulator 1 isoform X3, whose product MAEPRRSLHPSAGGTGRTERRTLRLLRLLLWVGTAVQVTRGAGPELHACKESEYHYEYTACDSTGSRWRVAVPHTPGLCTSLPDPVKGTECSFSCRAGEFLDMKDQSCKPCAEGRYSLGTGIRFDEWDELPHGFASLSTNMEIEDSTTESMENCTASKWVPLGDYISSNTDECTATLMYAVNLKQSGTVNFEYYYPDSSIIFEFFVQNDQCQPNVDDSRWMKTTEKGWEFHSVELNRGNNVLYWRTTAFSVGSKVSKPVLVRNIAITGVAYTSECFPCKPGTYADKQGSSFCELCPANSYSNKGETSCHPCDPDKYSEKGSSSCKVRPACTDKDYFYTHTACDANGETQLMYKWAQPKICGEDLEGAVKLPASGVKTRCPPCNPGFFKTNNSTCEPCPYGSYSNGSDCSHCPAGTEPAVGFEYKWWNTLPSNMETTVLSGINFEYKGMTGWEVAGDHIYTAVGASDNDFMILTLVVPGFRPPQSVMADTENKEVARITFVFETICSVNCELYFMVGVNSRTNTPVETWKGSKGKQSYTYIIEENATMSFTWAFQRTTFHETGRKYTNDVAKIYSINVTNVMDGVASYCRPCALEASDMGSSCTSCPAGFYIDRDSGTCHSCPPNTILKAHQPYGIQACIPCGPGTKSNKIHSLCYNDCTFSIGTPTRVLDYNFLALANTVSLAGGPSFTSKGLKYFHHFTLSLCGNQGKKMSVCADNVTDLRIPEGESGFSKSITAYVCQAVIIPPEVTGYKAGVSSQPVSLADRLIGVTTDMTLDGITSPAELFHPESLGIPDVIFFYRSNDVTQSCSFGRSTTIRVRCSPLKPAPGSLSLPSTCSDGTCDGCNFHFLWESLAACPLCSPADYHAIVSSCVAGIQKTTYVWREPKLCVGGISLPEQRVTICKTIDFWLKVGISAGTCTAILLTVLTCYFWKKNQKLEYKYSKLVMNATLKDCDLPAADSCAIMEGEDVEDDLIFTSKKSLFGKIKSFTSKLMDCLGLLTSRRSIEPSTLGLLMDLTPCH is encoded by the exons TCTGAGTACCACTACGAATACACGGCGTGCGACAGCACGGGATCCAGGTGGAGGGTCGCTGTACCACACACCCCGGGCCTGTGCACCAGCCTCCCCGACCCTGTCAAGGGCACTGAGTGCT CCTTCTCCTGCAGAGCTGGGGAGTTTCTGGACATGAAGGACCAGTCCTGTAAGCCTTGCGCTGAGGGCCGCTACTCCCTCGGCACAGGCATCCGGTTCGACGAGTGGGATGAGCTGCCCCATGGCTTTGCCAGCCTCTCAACTAACATGGAGATTGAGGACAGCACCACTGAGTCCATGGAGAACTGCACTGC GTCCAAGTGGGTTCCCCTGGGTGACTACATCTCTTCCAACACGGACGAATGCACAGCCACGCTGATGTACGCTGTCAACCTGAAGCAGTCTGGCACTGTCAACTTCGAATACTATTAcccagactccagcatcatctttGAGTTTTTT GTTCAGAATGACCAGTGCCAGCCTAATGTAGATGACTCCAGGTGGATGAAAACCACAGAGAAAGGATGGGAATTCCACAGT GTCGAGCTAAACCGAGGCAATAATGTCCTCTATTGGAGAACCACAGCCTTCTCAGTGGGGTCCAAAGTCTCCAAGCCTGTGCTGGTGAGAAACATCGCCATCACAG GGGTGGCCTACACTTCAGAATGCTTCCCCTGCAAACCTGGCACATATGCAGACAAGCAGGGCTCTTCTTTTTGCGAACTTTGCCCAGCCAACTCTTATTCAAACAAGGGAGAAACTTCTTGCCACCCGTGTGACCCTGACAAATACTCAG AAAAGGGATCCTCTTCCTGCAAAGTGCGCCCAGCCTGCACGGACAAAGATTACTTCTATACTCACACAGCTTGTGATGCCAACGGAGAG ACACAGCTCATGTACAAATGGGCCCAGCCGAAAATCTGTGGTGAGGATCTCGAGGGGGCTGTGAAGCTGCCTGCCTCTGGCGTGAAGACCCGCTGCCCACCCTGCAACCCAGGCTTTTTCAAAACCAACAACAGCACCTGCGAGCCCTGCCCTTATGGCTCTTACTCCAACGGCTCTG ATTGCAGCCACTGCCCAGCTGGGACTGAGCCGGCCGTGGGATTTGAATACAAATGGTGGAACACGCTGCCCTCAAACATGGAAACCACCGTTCTCAGTGGGATCAACTTTGAGTACAAGGGCATGACTG GCTGGGAGGTGGCTGGTGATCACATTTACACGGCTGTTGGAGCCTCAGACAATGACTTCATGATTCTCACTCTGGTTGTGCCAGGATTCAG ACCTCCACAGTCGGTGATGGCAGACACAGAGAATAAAGAGGTGGCCAGGATCACATTTGTCTTTGAGACCATCTGTTCTGTGAACTGTGAGCTCTACTTCATGGTG GGTGTGAATTCTAGGACCAACACTCCCGTGGAGACATGGAAAGGTTCCAAAGGCAAACAGTCCTACACCTATATCATCGAGGAGAATGCTACCATGAGCTTCACCTGGGCCTTCCAGAGGACCACTTTTCATGAGACA GGCAGGAAGTACACCAATGACGTCGCCAAAATCTACTCCATCAATGTCACCAACGTCATGGACGGGGTGGCCTCCTACTGCCGTCCCTGTGCCCTAGAAGCTTCTGACATGGGCTCCTCCTGCACCTCTTGTCCTGCTGGCTTTTACATTGATCGGGATTCAGGAACCTGCCATTCCTGCCCCCCTAACACAATCTTGAAAGCCCACCAGCCTTACGGCATTCAGGCCTGCATACCCTGTGGTCCAGGGACCAAGAGCAACAAG ATCCACTCTCTGTGCTACAATGACTGCACCTTCTCAATCGGCACCCCCACCAGGGTTCTGGACTACAACTTCTTGGCTTTGGCAAACACCGTCTCTCTGGCCGGAGGGCCAAGCTTCACTTCCAAAGGGCTGAAATATTTCCATCACTTTACCCTCAGTCTGTGTGGAAACCAG GGTAAGAAAATGTCCGTGTGTGCAGACAATGTCACTGACCTCCGGATTCCTGAGGGTGAGTCGGGTTTCTCCAAATCCATCACAGCTTACGTCTGCCAGGCGGTCATCATCCCCCCAGAGGTGACAGGCTACAAGGCTGGAGTGTCCTCGCAGCCTGTCAGCCTCGCCGACCGACTTATTG GGGTGACAACAGATATGACTCTGGATGGAATCACCTCCCCAGCTGAACTTTTCCACCCGGAGTCCTTGGGAATACCGGACGTGATCTTCTTTTATAG GTCCAACGATGTGACCCAGTCCTGTAGTTTTGGGAGGTCAACCACCATCCGTGTCAGATGCAGTCCACTGAAACCCGCCCCTGGAAGTCTGTCACTGCCAAG CACATGCTCCGATGGGACCTGTGATGGCTGTAACTTCCACTTCCTGTGGGAGAGCCTGGCTGCTTGTCCGCTCTGTTCCCCTGCTGACTACCACGCTATCGTCAGCAGCTGCGTTGCTGGGATCCAG AAGACTACTTATGTGTGGCGAGAACCAAAGCTATGCGTGGGTGGCATCTCCCTGCCTGAACAGAGAGTCACCATCTGCAAAACGATCGATTTCTGGCTGAAAGTGGGCATCTCTGCAGGCACCTGTACTGCCATCCTGCTCACCGTCTTGACCTGTTACTTTTGGAAAAAGAATCAAAA ACTGGAGTACAAGTACTCTAAGCTGGTGATGAACGCTACGCTCAAGGACTGTGACCTGCCAGCAGCCGACAGCTGTGCCATCATGGAAGGCGAGGATGTGGAGGATGACCTCATCTTTACCAGCAAGAAATCACTCTTTGGGAAGATCAAATCATTTACCTCCAAG TTGATGGACTGTTTGGGCCTTTTAACTTCCAGAAGGAGTATTGAACCATCCACGTT AGGACTCCTGATGGATTTGACTCCGTGCCACTGA
- the ELAPOR1 gene encoding endosome/lysosome-associated apoptosis and autophagy regulator 1 isoform X5: protein MAEPRRSLHPSAGGTGRTERRTLRLLRLLLWVGTAVQVTRGAGPELHACKESEYHYEYTACDSTGSRWRVAVPHTPGLCTSLPDPVKGTECSFSCRAGEFLDMKDQSCKPCAEGRYSLGTGIRFDEWDELPHGFASLSTNMEIEDSTTESMENCTASKWVPLGDYISSNTDECTATLMYAVNLKQSGTVNFEYYYPDSSIIFEFFVQNDQCQPNVDDSRWMKTTEKGWEFHSVELNRGNNVLYWRTTAFSVGSKVSKPVLVRNIAITGVAYTSECFPCKPGTYADKQGSSFCELCPANSYSNKGETSCHPCDPDKYSEKGSSSCKVRPACTDKDYFYTHTACDANGETQLMYKWAQPKICGEDLEGAVKLPASGVKTRCPPCNPGFFKTNNSTCEPCPYGSYSNGSDCSHCPAGTEPAVGFEYKWWNTLPSNMETTVLSGINFEYKGMTGWEVAGDHIYTAVGASDNDFMILTLVVPGFRPPQSVMADTENKEVARITFVFETICSVNCELYFMVGVNSRTNTPVETWKGSKGKQSYTYIIEENATMSFTWAFQRTTFHETGRKYTNDVAKIYSINVTNVMDGVASYCRPCALEASDMGSSCTSCPAGFYIDRDSGTCHSCPPNTILKAHQPYGIQACIPCGPGTKSNKIHSLCYNDCTFSIGTPTRVLDYNFLALANTVSLAGGPSFTSKGLKYFHHFTLSLCGNQGKKMSVCADNVTDLRIPEGESGFSKSITAYVCQAVIIPPEVTGYKAGVSSQPVSLADRLIGVTTDMTLDGITSPAELFHPESLGIPDVIFFYRSNDVTQSCSFGRSTTIRVRCSPLKPAPGSLSLPSTCSDGTCDGCNFHFLWESLAACPLCSPADYHAIVSSCVAGIQKTTYVWREPKLCVGGISLPEQRVTICKTIDFWLKVGISAGTCTAILLTVLTCYFWKKNQKLEYKYSKLVMNATLKDCDLPAADSCAIMEGEDVEDDLIFTSKKSLFGKIKSFTSKQPAPVTISLSEDS, encoded by the exons TCTGAGTACCACTACGAATACACGGCGTGCGACAGCACGGGATCCAGGTGGAGGGTCGCTGTACCACACACCCCGGGCCTGTGCACCAGCCTCCCCGACCCTGTCAAGGGCACTGAGTGCT CCTTCTCCTGCAGAGCTGGGGAGTTTCTGGACATGAAGGACCAGTCCTGTAAGCCTTGCGCTGAGGGCCGCTACTCCCTCGGCACAGGCATCCGGTTCGACGAGTGGGATGAGCTGCCCCATGGCTTTGCCAGCCTCTCAACTAACATGGAGATTGAGGACAGCACCACTGAGTCCATGGAGAACTGCACTGC GTCCAAGTGGGTTCCCCTGGGTGACTACATCTCTTCCAACACGGACGAATGCACAGCCACGCTGATGTACGCTGTCAACCTGAAGCAGTCTGGCACTGTCAACTTCGAATACTATTAcccagactccagcatcatctttGAGTTTTTT GTTCAGAATGACCAGTGCCAGCCTAATGTAGATGACTCCAGGTGGATGAAAACCACAGAGAAAGGATGGGAATTCCACAGT GTCGAGCTAAACCGAGGCAATAATGTCCTCTATTGGAGAACCACAGCCTTCTCAGTGGGGTCCAAAGTCTCCAAGCCTGTGCTGGTGAGAAACATCGCCATCACAG GGGTGGCCTACACTTCAGAATGCTTCCCCTGCAAACCTGGCACATATGCAGACAAGCAGGGCTCTTCTTTTTGCGAACTTTGCCCAGCCAACTCTTATTCAAACAAGGGAGAAACTTCTTGCCACCCGTGTGACCCTGACAAATACTCAG AAAAGGGATCCTCTTCCTGCAAAGTGCGCCCAGCCTGCACGGACAAAGATTACTTCTATACTCACACAGCTTGTGATGCCAACGGAGAG ACACAGCTCATGTACAAATGGGCCCAGCCGAAAATCTGTGGTGAGGATCTCGAGGGGGCTGTGAAGCTGCCTGCCTCTGGCGTGAAGACCCGCTGCCCACCCTGCAACCCAGGCTTTTTCAAAACCAACAACAGCACCTGCGAGCCCTGCCCTTATGGCTCTTACTCCAACGGCTCTG ATTGCAGCCACTGCCCAGCTGGGACTGAGCCGGCCGTGGGATTTGAATACAAATGGTGGAACACGCTGCCCTCAAACATGGAAACCACCGTTCTCAGTGGGATCAACTTTGAGTACAAGGGCATGACTG GCTGGGAGGTGGCTGGTGATCACATTTACACGGCTGTTGGAGCCTCAGACAATGACTTCATGATTCTCACTCTGGTTGTGCCAGGATTCAG ACCTCCACAGTCGGTGATGGCAGACACAGAGAATAAAGAGGTGGCCAGGATCACATTTGTCTTTGAGACCATCTGTTCTGTGAACTGTGAGCTCTACTTCATGGTG GGTGTGAATTCTAGGACCAACACTCCCGTGGAGACATGGAAAGGTTCCAAAGGCAAACAGTCCTACACCTATATCATCGAGGAGAATGCTACCATGAGCTTCACCTGGGCCTTCCAGAGGACCACTTTTCATGAGACA GGCAGGAAGTACACCAATGACGTCGCCAAAATCTACTCCATCAATGTCACCAACGTCATGGACGGGGTGGCCTCCTACTGCCGTCCCTGTGCCCTAGAAGCTTCTGACATGGGCTCCTCCTGCACCTCTTGTCCTGCTGGCTTTTACATTGATCGGGATTCAGGAACCTGCCATTCCTGCCCCCCTAACACAATCTTGAAAGCCCACCAGCCTTACGGCATTCAGGCCTGCATACCCTGTGGTCCAGGGACCAAGAGCAACAAG ATCCACTCTCTGTGCTACAATGACTGCACCTTCTCAATCGGCACCCCCACCAGGGTTCTGGACTACAACTTCTTGGCTTTGGCAAACACCGTCTCTCTGGCCGGAGGGCCAAGCTTCACTTCCAAAGGGCTGAAATATTTCCATCACTTTACCCTCAGTCTGTGTGGAAACCAG GGTAAGAAAATGTCCGTGTGTGCAGACAATGTCACTGACCTCCGGATTCCTGAGGGTGAGTCGGGTTTCTCCAAATCCATCACAGCTTACGTCTGCCAGGCGGTCATCATCCCCCCAGAGGTGACAGGCTACAAGGCTGGAGTGTCCTCGCAGCCTGTCAGCCTCGCCGACCGACTTATTG GGGTGACAACAGATATGACTCTGGATGGAATCACCTCCCCAGCTGAACTTTTCCACCCGGAGTCCTTGGGAATACCGGACGTGATCTTCTTTTATAG GTCCAACGATGTGACCCAGTCCTGTAGTTTTGGGAGGTCAACCACCATCCGTGTCAGATGCAGTCCACTGAAACCCGCCCCTGGAAGTCTGTCACTGCCAAG CACATGCTCCGATGGGACCTGTGATGGCTGTAACTTCCACTTCCTGTGGGAGAGCCTGGCTGCTTGTCCGCTCTGTTCCCCTGCTGACTACCACGCTATCGTCAGCAGCTGCGTTGCTGGGATCCAG AAGACTACTTATGTGTGGCGAGAACCAAAGCTATGCGTGGGTGGCATCTCCCTGCCTGAACAGAGAGTCACCATCTGCAAAACGATCGATTTCTGGCTGAAAGTGGGCATCTCTGCAGGCACCTGTACTGCCATCCTGCTCACCGTCTTGACCTGTTACTTTTGGAAAAAGAATCAAAA ACTGGAGTACAAGTACTCTAAGCTGGTGATGAACGCTACGCTCAAGGACTGTGACCTGCCAGCAGCCGACAGCTGTGCCATCATGGAAGGCGAGGATGTGGAGGATGACCTCATCTTTACCAGCAAGAAATCACTCTTTGGGAAGATCAAATCATTTACCTCCAAG CAGCCAGCTCCTGTCACCATCTCTCTTTCAGAGGACTCCTGA